From a region of the Thermomonas sp. HDW16 genome:
- a CDS encoding DUF4280 domain-containing protein, translating into MPIQVVNGATLMCPFGVAPSTLVVTPENRVLSGNQPAANIMDFVPMKNIMPFGMCTSLANPTVASATATALGVLTPMPCIPVTTPWKPGAATVLLGYMPALDNTCTCQCTWGGVITVTNPGQMTEMIP; encoded by the coding sequence ATGCCGATTCAGGTCGTCAATGGCGCCACCCTGATGTGTCCTTTCGGCGTGGCGCCATCGACGTTGGTGGTGACGCCGGAAAACAGGGTGCTGTCCGGTAATCAGCCGGCTGCCAATATCATGGACTTCGTGCCGATGAAGAACATCATGCCGTTCGGTATGTGCACGTCGCTGGCGAATCCAACAGTCGCATCGGCCACGGCAACGGCGCTGGGTGTGTTGACGCCGATGCCTTGCATTCCAGTCACGACGCCATGGAAACCGGGGGCGGCAACGGTGCTCTTGGGCTACATGCCGGCGCTCGACAATACATGCACGTGCCAATGCACATGGGGTGGTGTCATCACGGTGACCAATCCGGGGCAGATGACCGAGATGATTCCTTGA
- a CDS encoding OmpA family protein: protein MSSIKILRSALAIAVLVVCGGVHAQDAQSTPSVDSIIESLKADAPAAGPGQTRALRPGAASMSTAPAPAPAAPRPASVNMQINFEYNSADIAGSSAKTMATLAKALASPQLQNRNFTVIGHTDASGSAGYNKALSDRRADAVRRYLMENGVASSRLKAMGKGESQLLNNDDPNAAENRRVEIQATGG, encoded by the coding sequence ATGAGCAGTATCAAGATTCTCCGTTCCGCGCTGGCGATCGCCGTGCTGGTCGTTTGCGGCGGTGTCCATGCGCAGGATGCGCAGAGCACGCCATCGGTGGATTCGATCATCGAGAGCCTGAAGGCCGATGCGCCCGCAGCCGGGCCGGGCCAGACCCGTGCGCTGCGCCCGGGCGCCGCTTCGATGTCCACTGCACCGGCACCCGCGCCGGCCGCACCAAGACCGGCTTCGGTGAACATGCAGATCAACTTCGAATACAACTCGGCGGATATTGCCGGCAGCTCCGCAAAAACCATGGCGACGCTGGCCAAGGCATTGGCGTCGCCGCAGTTGCAGAACCGCAACTTCACGGTGATCGGGCACACCGATGCCAGCGGTTCGGCGGGATACAACAAGGCCTTGTCCGACCGTCGTGCGGACGCCGTGCGCCGTTACCTGATGGAAAACGGCGTGGCGTCCTCGCGGTTGAAGGCGATGGGCAAGGGCGAAAGCCAGCTGCTCAACAACGACGATCCGAACGCGGCCGAAAATCGCCGTGTGGAGATCCAGGCGACCGGCGGCTGA
- a CDS encoding hybrid sensor histidine kinase/response regulator: MEAMQQLALASGTAIGGGLFGAAVSAALRLRAQRRDALQAARLIANGSTPPLDASHPLSPLLEEIARQLAVLRRVNDDNDQQRRQLSAEMARLMTQADGAKRAKDRFLAAISHDLRQPLQSMGLTLEQLRRDAPPSQAGEIAQLDAGMRAIVHVLDGLSLLSQLEAGALQAHAAPCDLRNLFASIMASRSDATRRAGIALCAHAGDHAVYTDPDMLRGLLERLIDNAIKASKHGARVLLVARRHGGDVRIEVRDGGVGIAPIHQPRVFDEFFQVGNPERDHRKGLGLGLSIVSRFAALLGTRVELRSRLHAGACFWLTLPRASVLKRPPCAVLRDLDSPQREALAAMLRSWGYAVYADADVDTASALIGSGDEGIDAVLCAVDSDDDPAWALIRTTASHYPLAARIVLCTQPGAGLLEAASRHGARVLSHPPPPSKLRSLLARRTHQRMPGAA, translated from the coding sequence ATGGAGGCGATGCAGCAACTCGCGCTGGCATCGGGCACCGCCATCGGCGGTGGGCTGTTCGGCGCAGCCGTTTCCGCGGCGCTTCGCCTGCGTGCACAAAGGCGCGACGCGCTGCAAGCCGCAAGACTCATCGCCAACGGCTCCACGCCTCCCCTGGACGCATCGCATCCCTTGTCTCCCTTGTTGGAGGAGATAGCACGACAATTGGCGGTGCTGCGTCGTGTCAACGATGACAACGACCAACAACGCAGGCAACTATCGGCCGAGATGGCCCGGCTGATGACCCAAGCTGATGGCGCGAAGCGGGCCAAGGATCGCTTCCTGGCTGCGATCAGCCATGATTTGCGCCAGCCCCTGCAGTCGATGGGCCTGACCCTGGAACAACTGCGTCGCGATGCGCCGCCTTCGCAGGCTGGCGAGATTGCCCAGCTGGACGCCGGGATGCGCGCAATCGTCCATGTGCTGGATGGGCTGTCGTTGCTGTCGCAACTCGAAGCCGGTGCACTGCAGGCACATGCCGCGCCCTGCGATCTCCGCAATCTGTTCGCGAGCATCATGGCATCACGATCCGATGCCACACGACGCGCCGGCATCGCGTTATGCGCGCATGCGGGCGACCATGCCGTATACACAGACCCCGACATGTTGAGGGGGCTATTGGAACGCCTGATCGACAATGCGATCAAGGCCAGCAAACATGGCGCGCGCGTGCTGCTGGTGGCGCGCCGGCATGGCGGCGACGTCCGCATCGAAGTCCGGGATGGTGGCGTCGGCATCGCGCCGATCCATCAACCACGGGTATTCGATGAATTCTTCCAGGTCGGCAACCCGGAACGCGATCATCGCAAGGGGCTCGGCCTCGGGCTATCGATCGTCTCGCGGTTCGCCGCATTGTTGGGTACGCGCGTCGAACTTCGCTCTCGCCTGCATGCCGGGGCCTGCTTCTGGCTAACCTTGCCGCGGGCATCCGTATTGAAGCGTCCACCGTGCGCCGTGCTGAGGGATCTCGATTCGCCACAGCGCGAGGCATTGGCCGCGATGCTCAGATCATGGGGCTATGCCGTCTACGCAGACGCGGATGTAGACACCGCATCCGCACTCATCGGTAGTGGCGATGAAGGGATCGATGCGGTCTTGTGCGCAGTGGATTCCGACGACGATCCGGCATGGGCCTTGATCCGCACGACCGCTAGCCATTACCCGCTGGCCGCGCGCATCGTGTTGTGCACGCAGCCCGGGGCGGGCTTGCTGGAAGCCGCTTCGCGCCATGGCGCACGTGTCCTGTCACACCCGCCGCCGCCATCGAAGCTGCGGTCCCTGCTCGCCAGACGAACGCACCAACGCATGCCGGGCGCCGCCTGA